The Mucilaginibacter terrenus genome has a segment encoding these proteins:
- the glmM gene encoding phosphoglucosamine mutase yields MTLIKSISGIRGTIGGAVGEGLTPLDIVKFTSAFGSWAVKNSGKKKIVIGRDARLSGEMVNNLVIGTLQGLGIDVIDLGLSTTPTVEVAVPDEDAAGGIILTASHNPKQWNALKLLNHTGEFISDADGKEVLEIAETSDFKYADVNDLGKLVKDDSYLQKHIDKILALPLVDKEAIAAANFSIVIDCVNSTGGLFVPALLKALGVQTVYELFCEPDGNFPHNPEPLPENLVALSQEVVKKRAHLGIAVDPDVDRLAFVNEDGSMFGEEYTLVAVADYVLKNIKGNTVSNLSSTRALRDVTEKAGGEYHAAAVGEVNVVNKMKEVNAVIGGEGNGGVILPELHYGRDALAGIALFLTHLAKFGKPVSILRSTYPGYFISKNKITLTPEMDIDALLLKVEEKYSKQPHTTIDGLKIEFDKEWVHLRRSNTEPIIRIYSEANSETVADNLAQKIIGDIKEILNL; encoded by the coding sequence TTGACGCTGATTAAATCAATTTCGGGAATACGCGGCACCATTGGCGGCGCGGTAGGTGAAGGTTTAACGCCTTTGGATATTGTTAAGTTCACATCGGCATTTGGCAGTTGGGCCGTAAAAAACTCCGGTAAAAAAAAGATCGTGATCGGTCGTGATGCACGTCTTTCAGGCGAAATGGTGAACAACCTGGTGATAGGAACTTTGCAGGGTTTGGGTATTGATGTAATTGATCTGGGCCTTTCCACCACTCCAACCGTGGAGGTTGCCGTTCCGGATGAGGATGCTGCCGGCGGTATCATCCTTACCGCAAGCCACAACCCAAAACAGTGGAACGCCCTTAAGCTGCTTAACCACACCGGCGAGTTCATAAGCGACGCTGATGGTAAAGAAGTATTGGAGATTGCCGAAACAAGCGATTTTAAGTATGCCGACGTAAATGATTTAGGCAAACTTGTGAAGGACGACAGCTACCTTCAAAAACATATTGATAAGATACTGGCTTTGCCATTGGTAGATAAGGAAGCTATTGCAGCTGCCAATTTCAGCATTGTTATAGATTGCGTAAACTCAACCGGCGGACTTTTCGTGCCGGCGTTGTTAAAAGCACTTGGTGTACAAACCGTTTATGAGCTGTTTTGCGAGCCCGACGGTAACTTTCCGCATAACCCCGAGCCACTGCCCGAGAACCTTGTAGCCCTTTCGCAGGAAGTGGTGAAGAAAAGAGCGCACTTGGGCATTGCTGTGGACCCTGATGTAGACCGCCTGGCTTTCGTGAACGAAGATGGCAGCATGTTTGGCGAAGAATACACGCTGGTTGCTGTTGCCGATTATGTTTTGAAGAATATTAAAGGTAACACGGTTTCTAACCTTTCATCAACACGTGCTTTGCGCGATGTAACTGAAAAGGCTGGCGGCGAATACCACGCTGCAGCAGTAGGAGAGGTGAACGTCGTTAATAAAATGAAAGAAGTTAACGCTGTAATCGGCGGTGAAGGCAATGGCGGCGTGATATTGCCTGAATTGCATTACGGGCGCGATGCGCTTGCCGGTATAGCCTTGTTCCTTACCCACCTGGCCAAGTTTGGTAAGCCGGTATCAATTCTCAGGAGCACGTACCCGGGCTACTTCATCTCAAAAAATAAAATTACGCTTACGCCAGAGATGGACATAGACGCGTTGCTGCTAAAGGTTGAAGAGAAATACAGCAAGCAGCCCCATACAACCATTGATGGCCTTAAGATAGAATTTGACAAGGAATGGGTACATTTGCGCCGTTCTAACACGGAGCCTATCATCCGTATCTACTCCGAAGCAAATTCAGAAACGGTTGCAGATAACCTGGCCCAAAAGATCATTGGAGATATAAAGGAAATACTTAATTTATAA
- a CDS encoding low affinity iron permease family protein — MARKKSNLFEKFANWATVATGSSSAFIMAALVIIVWIITGPLFKYSDTWQLVINTGTTIVTFLMVFLIQKSQNKDSKAVHLKLNELLASHQGASNRMVNIEDLTEQELDQLNKFYIKLSNLAEQEDDITCTHSIDAAEENHNIKQTGYQSKAHYQNALKSRSKKSK; from the coding sequence ATGGCTCGTAAGAAGAGTAATCTATTTGAGAAATTTGCAAACTGGGCAACTGTTGCAACCGGTAGTTCCAGCGCTTTTATAATGGCGGCGTTAGTAATAATTGTTTGGATAATTACCGGGCCGTTATTTAAGTATTCTGACACCTGGCAGCTGGTAATTAACACAGGTACAACAATTGTTACCTTCCTGATGGTGTTTCTGATTCAAAAGTCGCAGAATAAAGACTCGAAGGCGGTGCACCTTAAACTTAACGAACTACTGGCATCTCACCAGGGGGCTAGTAATCGTATGGTGAATATAGAAGACCTTACTGAGCAGGAGCTGGATCAACTGAATAAATTTTACATCAAATTATCTAATTTAGCCGAGCAGGAAGATGATATTACCTGTACGCATTCTATAGATGCTGCAGAGGAAAATCACAACATTAAACAAACCGGTTACCAATCAAAAGCTCATTATCAGAATGCCCTCAAAAGTAGAAGTAAGAAAAGTAAATGA
- a CDS encoding MarR family winged helix-turn-helix transcriptional regulator, protein MGIEEDIKSTNFEDSYHKMVINLSYTYGWMNNFTRSHFEKHNLTQQQFNILRILRGQYPKPATVNLLKERMIDKMSDASRIVDRLVQKGLVSRCTNTKDRRAVDIRISDEGLKILSVMDGEFKAKDIFKANLTEEEAEQLSNLLDKLRG, encoded by the coding sequence ATGGGGATAGAGGAAGATATAAAAAGTACCAATTTTGAAGATAGCTACCATAAAATGGTCATCAACCTGTCGTATACCTACGGCTGGATGAACAACTTTACCCGTAGCCACTTCGAAAAGCACAACCTTACACAGCAGCAGTTTAACATCCTGCGCATTTTACGTGGCCAATACCCCAAACCGGCCACTGTAAACCTGCTAAAGGAACGCATGATAGACAAGATGTCTGATGCATCGCGTATTGTAGACCGCCTGGTACAAAAGGGCTTGGTATCGCGCTGTACCAACACCAAGGATCGTCGCGCTGTAGATATCCGCATCAGCGACGAAGGGCTGAAGATCCTTTCTGTGATGGATGGCGAATTTAAAGCGAAAGACATCTTTAAAGCTAATCTTACCGAAGAAGAAGCCGAACAATTAAGTAATTTGCTGGATAAATTAAGGGGATAG
- a CDS encoding MBL fold metallo-hydrolase: MILEDFLQFDGNGLYCRYGDFYLDPLQPVANAVISHAHADHAVSGNTNVYATAATIAFMQLRYGKNAGKQLITQPYSKVFDVRGVEVSFIPAGHIPGSAQVLMEYQGTRYLYTGDYKLQPDNTCEPMEFVQADVLITETTFADQNTTHPDPVEEIKKLNDIKVNVLLGAYGLGKSQRLIRMINDYAPQKKVLVHHKVMPINNVYKSLGYNLGAHQLYNRKLMKTQEEWVYIVPPFTFDSYIRATGVKRLFASGWKNLQVNTQDTLFISDHVDWNDIITTINNVQPKQIWTLHGDGRQLKEHFVDSIFVKILN; encoded by the coding sequence ATGATCTTAGAAGACTTTTTACAGTTTGACGGCAATGGTTTGTATTGCCGGTACGGCGACTTTTATTTAGACCCGCTGCAACCCGTCGCCAACGCCGTGATTTCGCATGCCCATGCCGACCATGCCGTTAGCGGCAATACCAACGTGTATGCCACTGCGGCTACCATTGCTTTTATGCAGCTGCGTTATGGTAAAAATGCCGGCAAGCAATTAATTACACAGCCTTACAGTAAAGTGTTCGACGTGCGCGGTGTGGAGGTGAGTTTCATCCCGGCAGGGCATATCCCCGGCTCGGCCCAGGTTTTAATGGAATACCAGGGCACTCGTTACCTGTACACCGGCGACTACAAATTGCAGCCAGACAATACGTGCGAGCCAATGGAGTTTGTACAGGCTGATGTCCTGATCACCGAAACTACTTTTGCCGACCAGAACACCACACATCCTGATCCGGTAGAAGAAATAAAAAAGCTGAACGATATTAAGGTGAATGTCTTGCTTGGCGCATATGGGCTGGGAAAGAGCCAGCGCCTTATCAGGATGATAAATGACTATGCGCCGCAAAAGAAAGTGCTGGTGCACCATAAGGTTATGCCTATAAACAATGTTTACAAGTCACTTGGTTATAATTTGGGCGCTCACCAGTTGTATAACCGTAAGCTGATGAAAACGCAGGAAGAGTGGGTGTACATTGTGCCGCCCTTTACCTTCGACAGCTACATACGTGCTACAGGCGTAAAGCGCCTGTTTGCCTCCGGTTGGAAAAACCTGCAGGTAAATACGCAGGATACGCTCTTTATATCAGACCATGTGGACTGGAACGATATTATTACCACCATTAATAACGTTCAGCCGAAGCAGATCTGGACGCTGCATGGCGACGGGCGGCAGCTAAAAGAACACTTTGTCGACAGTATATTTGTGAAAATATTGAATTGA
- a CDS encoding hydroxymethylglutaryl-CoA lyase has translation MIQETIRITECPRDAMQGLSHFVPTEVKIEYINLLLQVGFDTIDFGSFVSPKAIPQMRDTADVLAKLDLGNTKSKLLAIVANDRGAEDASKHEAITYLGYPFSISESFQQRNANTSITDAFDTVKRINELCRTNNKELLIYLSMGFGNPYGDEWNTGIVQYWAQKMIEEGIGHIALSDTVGIATPEQITAIYPKLTELSDITGFGLHLHSTPDTWQEKVAAAYESGCTRFDAALKGYGGCPMAKDELTGNIATENLIAYLLHQNIDLGLDLDKLAEAMEFSEKVFVKD, from the coding sequence ATGATACAGGAAACGATAAGGATTACAGAATGCCCCCGCGATGCAATGCAGGGGCTTTCTCATTTTGTACCAACCGAGGTAAAAATCGAGTACATTAACCTGTTGCTGCAGGTTGGTTTTGACACTATTGATTTCGGCAGCTTTGTATCACCAAAAGCTATCCCTCAAATGCGGGATACAGCAGATGTACTCGCTAAACTCGATCTTGGTAATACCAAATCTAAGCTACTGGCCATTGTTGCCAATGACCGTGGCGCGGAGGATGCGTCAAAGCATGAGGCTATTACTTACCTGGGCTATCCGTTCTCGATCTCTGAGAGCTTTCAGCAGCGCAACGCGAATACATCTATAACAGATGCTTTTGATACGGTAAAGCGGATAAACGAGCTTTGCAGAACTAATAATAAAGAGTTGCTTATCTACCTTTCTATGGGGTTTGGTAACCCTTATGGCGATGAATGGAACACCGGTATTGTACAATACTGGGCGCAAAAAATGATTGAAGAAGGAATCGGACACATTGCTCTTTCAGATACTGTAGGCATTGCTACACCAGAGCAAATAACTGCAATTTATCCTAAGCTAACAGAACTGTCAGATATAACTGGCTTTGGGTTGCACCTTCACTCTACCCCGGACACCTGGCAGGAAAAAGTAGCTGCTGCCTACGAAAGCGGATGTACCAGGTTTGACGCGGCTTTAAAAGGTTACGGGGGTTGCCCCATGGCTAAAGACGAGCTTACAGGAAACATTGCAACAGAGAACCTTATAGCTTACCTGCTGCACCAAAACATTGACCTGGGGCTTGATTTGGATAAACTTGCCGAAGCTATGGAGTTTTCGGAAAAGGTGTTTGTGAAAGATTAA
- the fbaA gene encoding class II fructose-bisphosphate aldolase yields the protein MDLKNYKGVLHGDQVQALFEAAKEHQFALPAVNVIGTNSINAVMETAKAVNSPVIIQLSHGGAQFYAGKSLDNSALQACILGAVSAAKHVHLLAEHYGVAVILHTDHAAKKLLPWIDGLLEHGEKFYAETGKPLFSSHMLDLSEEPIEENIEISAKYLERMSKMNMTVEIELGVTGGEEDGVDNSDVDSSRLYTQPEEVAYAYEELSKVSPRFTIAAAFGNVHGVYKPGNVKLQPVILHNSQEFLKNKHSLSAAKPINFVFHGGSGSSQEEIREAISYGAIKMNIDTDMQWAFWEGIKDYYQAKEGYLQSQIGSPDGDDSPNKKYYDPRVWLRKGEETFVKRLTSAFADLNCLDVNSKL from the coding sequence ATGGATCTGAAAAATTATAAAGGTGTACTGCACGGCGATCAGGTGCAGGCCCTGTTCGAAGCCGCTAAAGAGCATCAGTTTGCCTTGCCGGCTGTTAACGTTATCGGCACCAATTCAATTAATGCCGTAATGGAAACCGCTAAGGCTGTTAATTCGCCTGTTATTATCCAGTTATCACATGGCGGCGCGCAGTTTTATGCGGGCAAATCACTTGATAACTCAGCACTTCAGGCATGTATCTTAGGCGCTGTTTCGGCTGCTAAACACGTACACCTATTGGCAGAACACTACGGTGTTGCCGTTATTTTACATACAGACCATGCCGCTAAAAAGCTGCTTCCGTGGATAGACGGGCTGCTTGAGCACGGCGAAAAGTTCTATGCCGAAACAGGCAAACCGCTGTTCTCATCACACATGCTGGATCTATCTGAAGAGCCTATCGAAGAAAACATCGAAATATCTGCTAAGTACCTGGAGCGGATGTCAAAAATGAACATGACCGTCGAAATTGAACTTGGTGTAACCGGTGGTGAAGAAGACGGTGTTGACAACAGTGACGTAGACAGCTCTCGCTTATATACTCAGCCTGAAGAGGTTGCATACGCTTACGAGGAACTTTCTAAGGTTTCTCCGCGCTTTACCATTGCTGCTGCTTTTGGTAACGTACATGGCGTTTACAAACCAGGCAATGTTAAATTACAGCCGGTTATTTTGCACAATTCACAGGAATTCCTTAAAAATAAACACAGCCTTTCTGCCGCCAAGCCAATTAACTTTGTATTCCATGGTGGTTCTGGCTCAAGCCAGGAAGAAATAAGAGAAGCTATCTCTTACGGTGCCATCAAAATGAACATTGATACAGATATGCAATGGGCTTTCTGGGAAGGTATTAAAGATTACTACCAGGCTAAAGAAGGTTATTTACAGTCGCAGATTGGCAGCCCTGATGGTGATGACTCTCCAAACAAGAAATATTACGATCCGCGTGTATGGTTGCGTAAGGGCGAGGAAACGTTTGTTAAACGTTTAACAAGCGCTTTTGCCGACCTGAACTGCCTGGATGTAAACAGCAAGCTGTAA
- a CDS encoding NAD(P)/FAD-dependent oxidoreductase, with amino-acid sequence MSDLSKFPTVVVIGGGFGGIEVVKQLADKPVEVILLDKHNYHTFQPLLYQVATGSLEAESIAFSLRKNFEGQKNLRFRIAEVTSIDSAANVVHTDIGPIPYDYLVIATGSTTNFFGNKDIEKYSMPMKSIPEALNLRYMVLQNLEEAILKPSKEERAPYLTFVLVGAGPTGVELAGSLAELRNHVLNKDYPELAKEEMKVYLVDFLPKVLGPFSDEGSKAAEGYLTKMGVDVLLNVKVQSYDGHEIKFEDGRSIPTRNVIWSAGVMGVVPEGVDKASIERGNRIRIDNICRVAGSENIFAIGDVAAMITPETPKGHPGVAQVAIQMGELTGKNINRLIKGEPTEPFKYNDKGSLATIGRNKAIADLGKIKFQGFFAWLIWMFVHLISLMGGRNKIIVFINWVASYMSYNGGSRLIIRKFEPEQLVNKDTQVAQAD; translated from the coding sequence ATGAGCGATCTATCAAAATTCCCTACAGTAGTAGTTATAGGCGGTGGTTTCGGCGGTATAGAAGTAGTGAAACAGCTGGCAGACAAACCCGTAGAGGTCATATTGCTTGATAAGCACAACTATCATACATTTCAGCCTTTGTTGTATCAGGTGGCAACGGGCAGCCTTGAGGCAGAATCTATCGCTTTTTCACTCAGGAAAAATTTCGAAGGTCAAAAAAACCTTAGATTTCGTATTGCAGAAGTGACCAGTATTGATTCTGCTGCCAATGTGGTACATACCGATATAGGCCCTATTCCTTACGACTATCTAGTGATAGCTACCGGATCTACCACCAACTTTTTCGGCAACAAGGATATTGAAAAATATTCAATGCCGATGAAATCTATACCTGAGGCGTTAAACTTAAGGTACATGGTGCTGCAAAACCTAGAGGAGGCTATTTTAAAGCCCTCCAAGGAAGAACGAGCACCGTACCTGACATTCGTACTGGTGGGTGCAGGACCGACCGGTGTAGAGCTCGCAGGATCGTTAGCGGAGTTACGCAATCACGTACTAAATAAGGACTACCCGGAATTGGCTAAAGAAGAGATGAAGGTTTACCTGGTAGACTTCCTTCCGAAAGTACTGGGGCCATTTTCAGACGAGGGTTCCAAAGCTGCTGAAGGCTACCTTACCAAAATGGGTGTAGATGTACTGCTGAACGTTAAAGTACAAAGCTACGATGGACATGAAATTAAGTTTGAGGATGGTAGAAGTATACCCACGCGCAACGTTATCTGGTCTGCGGGTGTAATGGGTGTGGTACCTGAAGGTGTAGACAAAGCATCAATAGAGCGCGGTAACCGCATACGTATAGATAACATTTGCCGCGTTGCGGGATCAGAAAACATATTTGCCATAGGCGACGTTGCCGCTATGATTACACCGGAAACACCTAAGGGACACCCGGGTGTGGCACAGGTTGCGATACAAATGGGCGAACTTACCGGTAAGAACATTAATAGATTAATTAAAGGTGAACCTACCGAGCCATTTAAGTACAATGATAAAGGTTCATTAGCTACCATTGGCCGTAACAAAGCTATTGCAGATTTGGGTAAAATTAAGTTCCAGGGATTTTTTGCATGGCTGATATGGATGTTTGTGCATTTAATATCGCTTATGGGTGGCCGTAACAAGATAATTGTATTCATAAACTGGGTAGCCAGTTATATGAGTTATAATGGCGGCAGCAGGCTTATTATACGCAAGTTTGAACCAGAACAACTCGTTAACAAAGACACACAGGTAGCCCAGGCAGATTAA
- the coaE gene encoding dephospho-CoA kinase (Dephospho-CoA kinase (CoaE) performs the final step in coenzyme A biosynthesis.) translates to MFKVGITGNIGSGKTTVCKVFEVLGIPVFYADDAAKNVMVTDEILINGIKETFGDQSYFADGTLNRKHIAGIVFNDEAELVKLNKLVHPATFRAFDVWLTQFEGNQKVPYILKEAALLFESDSYKMCDRSVVVTAPLQTRVKRVMARDNITQQDVESRNAKQLTEEQKLQLANDNIINDDTQLVIPQVLRLHELYLSLSQA, encoded by the coding sequence ATGTTTAAAGTAGGTATCACTGGCAACATAGGCAGCGGTAAAACAACCGTGTGCAAAGTATTTGAAGTATTAGGTATACCGGTATTTTATGCTGATGATGCGGCTAAAAACGTGATGGTGACAGACGAGATCCTCATCAACGGCATTAAGGAAACCTTTGGTGATCAGTCTTATTTTGCTGACGGCACGCTTAACCGCAAGCATATAGCAGGCATTGTTTTTAACGATGAAGCGGAGCTGGTAAAGCTGAACAAGTTGGTGCATCCGGCCACCTTCAGGGCTTTTGATGTTTGGTTGACACAGTTTGAAGGTAACCAAAAGGTGCCTTATATACTCAAAGAAGCTGCATTGCTGTTTGAGAGTGACTCTTATAAAATGTGCGATCGGTCGGTGGTAGTAACTGCACCCCTGCAAACCCGTGTGAAGCGTGTAATGGCACGCGACAACATCACCCAACAAGATGTTGAAAGCCGCAATGCGAAGCAGCTGACAGAAGAACAAAAGCTGCAGCTGGCGAACGATAACATTATAAACGACGATACGCAACTGGTAATCCCGCAGGTACTCAGGCTGCATGAATTATATCTATCCCTTTCTCAAGCTTAA
- a CDS encoding GNAT family N-acetyltransferase has translation MPSKVEVRKVNDPAELEKVFAIRREVFVGEQNCPPELEWEFEDESTHFLATVDDEPAGASRWRKTDKGYKLERFAVLKKFRGAGVGQALVRTVLDDLPADADYVYLHAQVDAATLYARFGFEKVGEMFEEAGIQHYKMIKPSSVREKLKEELH, from the coding sequence ATGCCCTCAAAAGTAGAAGTAAGAAAAGTAAATGATCCGGCCGAGCTGGAAAAAGTGTTTGCCATCAGGCGGGAAGTGTTTGTAGGTGAACAGAATTGTCCGCCCGAATTAGAATGGGAGTTTGAAGATGAATCCACGCACTTTTTAGCTACGGTGGATGATGAGCCAGCAGGCGCATCCCGCTGGAGAAAAACAGATAAAGGATATAAATTGGAACGCTTTGCTGTCCTGAAAAAGTTTAGGGGCGCAGGGGTAGGACAGGCGCTTGTCCGCACGGTATTGGACGACCTTCCTGCAGATGCCGACTATGTTTACCTGCATGCACAGGTAGATGCCGCTACATTGTACGCGCGCTTCGGCTTCGAGAAGGTAGGCGAGATGTTTGAAGAAGCCGGCATACAGCACTATAAAATGATCAAGCCGTCATCTGTTCGCGAGAAACTTAAAGAGGAACTGCATTAA
- a CDS encoding DUF5522 domain-containing protein, giving the protein MLQENIDYYINADGNYVFTKEYHLKRGYCCKNKCLHCPWNYGREQKSKQTKDK; this is encoded by the coding sequence ATGCTGCAGGAAAATATAGATTATTACATCAACGCCGACGGCAACTACGTATTCACTAAAGAATACCATTTAAAGCGTGGCTATTGCTGTAAAAACAAATGCCTGCATTGCCCGTGGAACTATGGGCGGGAACAAAAGAGTAAGCAAACAAAAGATAAATAG
- a CDS encoding cysteine desulfurase family protein, producing the protein MRVYFDNAATTALDPEVLKEMYKVMETQFGNPSSIHAHGREVRTVIERSRKTIANLLHTSPAEIFFTSGGTEADNTAIRCGIVDHKLTHAITTRLEHHAVLHTLQAMEKAGVIKLSFADIDNKGNVDYDHLETLLKNNERSFVSLMHANNELGTITDLDRVGDICEAYNAIFHSDTVQTVGHYRHDLTKLKLHFMVCAAHKLHGPKGVGFLHVNHKVKINPMIYGGSQERNMRGGTENVYGIAGLAKALELAYAEMDAHQAYIQDLKSYMMAKLQQEVPGVTFNGETDPSKSLYTVLNTSFPEMEMADMLLFNLDIAGISASGGSACSSGTDIGSHVLTAIGANPNRPSVRFSFSKYNTKDEVDYTVAKLKDICLVSA; encoded by the coding sequence ATGCGCGTATACTTTGATAATGCCGCCACAACGGCCCTCGATCCTGAAGTTTTAAAGGAAATGTACAAAGTGATGGAAACCCAGTTTGGTAATCCGTCATCAATACATGCTCATGGCCGCGAGGTGCGTACCGTTATCGAGCGTTCGCGCAAAACAATAGCTAACCTGCTGCATACATCACCTGCAGAAATCTTTTTTACCAGCGGTGGCACCGAAGCAGATAACACAGCTATACGCTGCGGTATTGTAGATCATAAGCTCACTCATGCTATCACCACCAGGCTGGAGCACCATGCTGTGCTGCATACCTTGCAGGCGATGGAAAAGGCAGGCGTTATAAAGCTGAGCTTTGCAGATATAGACAACAAAGGCAATGTAGATTATGATCATCTTGAAACATTGCTGAAAAATAATGAACGGAGCTTTGTTTCGCTGATGCACGCGAACAACGAGTTAGGTACGATAACTGACCTTGACCGCGTAGGTGACATTTGCGAGGCTTATAACGCCATATTTCATAGTGATACGGTACAAACTGTCGGGCACTATCGGCATGACCTCACAAAGCTTAAATTGCACTTTATGGTATGTGCTGCCCACAAGCTGCATGGTCCTAAAGGCGTTGGCTTTTTGCATGTGAACCACAAAGTGAAGATAAACCCCATGATCTATGGCGGATCTCAGGAGCGTAACATGCGTGGCGGTACCGAAAATGTTTACGGCATAGCGGGATTAGCAAAAGCGCTTGAGCTGGCTTATGCCGAAATGGATGCGCACCAGGCCTATATACAGGATTTAAAAAGCTACATGATGGCCAAACTGCAGCAGGAAGTACCCGGTGTAACCTTCAACGGGGAAACGGATCCGTCTAAAAGCTTGTATACAGTACTGAACACTTCGTTCCCTGAAATGGAGATGGCCGATATGCTATTGTTCAACCTGGACATTGCCGGTATTTCGGCATCAGGTGGTAGCGCGTGCAGTTCCGGTACAGACATTGGTTCACATGTGCTCACAGCTATAGGTGCTAACCCTAACCGTCCGTCAGTGCGTTTCTCGTTCTCTAAATACAACACTAAGGACGAGGTTGATTATACGGTAGCCAAGCTAAAGGATATCTGCTTGGTGAGCGCTTAG
- a CDS encoding phosphatase PAP2 family protein: MPDFILNLDRHLFYFVNHTLTNPFFDWIMPWMRNPRFWIPLYLFIIVFSICRYKKQGLILVAMLCLAVGFADFTSASLVKKQVMRLRPCRDEVTSKTVISRVPCGLGYSFPSTHATDHFAMATFLCLIFYRRWKWVGIAAIIWAAIICFAQVYVGVHFPVDVTAGALYGALVGWLFVLGFRKLTPGFVA; this comes from the coding sequence ATGCCCGATTTCATTTTAAACCTCGACAGGCATTTATTCTACTTTGTTAATCACACGCTTACTAACCCGTTTTTTGACTGGATAATGCCGTGGATGCGCAACCCAAGATTTTGGATTCCGCTGTACCTGTTCATTATCGTCTTCAGCATTTGCCGCTACAAAAAACAAGGGCTTATTTTAGTGGCGATGCTTTGCCTTGCCGTGGGCTTTGCCGATTTTACCAGCGCCAGTCTTGTTAAAAAGCAGGTAATGCGGCTGCGCCCCTGCCGTGATGAGGTAACATCCAAAACGGTGATAAGCCGCGTACCCTGCGGACTAGGCTACAGCTTTCCCTCTACACATGCTACCGACCATTTTGCCATGGCCACTTTCCTGTGCCTTATATTCTACCGCAGATGGAAATGGGTTGGTATAGCTGCAATTATATGGGCCGCAATTATTTGTTTCGCGCAGGTTTATGTAGGCGTGCACTTCCCGGTTGATGTAACTGCCGGTGCCCTGTATGGAGCTTTGGTGGGATGGTTGTTTGTGCTTGGTTTCAGGAAGCTGACACCTGGTTTTGTAGCGTAG
- the accD gene encoding acetyl-CoA carboxylase, carboxyltransferase subunit beta: MAWFKREIKGIITTTEEKKEAPDGIWNKCPNCKKPLHYSEQVENQYVCHYCGFHIRIGSKEYFSILFDDNQFTELFGDLVSGDPLEFTDTKKYTDRLTETKRKTGLKDAIRSATGKMNGQDLVIACMDFNFIGGSMGSVVGEKIARSIDYSIANKIPFLMISKSGGARMMEAAFSLMQMAKTSAKLALLAQAKVPYISLLTDPTTGGVTASYAMLGDINIAEPGALIGFAGPRVIKETIKKDLPKGFQTAEFVQEHGFLDFIVDRREMKEKLASFLKMLAVPAPAPAPPVG; encoded by the coding sequence ATGGCTTGGTTTAAGCGCGAAATAAAAGGCATCATTACCACTACAGAGGAAAAGAAAGAGGCCCCCGATGGCATCTGGAATAAGTGCCCCAACTGTAAAAAACCCTTACATTACTCAGAGCAGGTTGAAAACCAGTACGTTTGCCACTACTGCGGCTTTCATATCCGTATAGGCTCTAAAGAATATTTTTCGATATTATTTGACGACAACCAGTTTACCGAACTGTTTGGCGACCTGGTATCAGGCGACCCGCTTGAGTTTACCGACACTAAGAAGTATACTGACCGCCTTACCGAGACTAAACGTAAAACCGGGTTAAAAGATGCAATACGCTCTGCTACAGGTAAAATGAACGGCCAGGACCTTGTTATAGCCTGTATGGATTTTAACTTTATAGGTGGATCGATGGGTTCAGTAGTGGGTGAAAAGATCGCCAGATCAATTGATTACAGCATTGCCAATAAGATACCCTTCCTGATGATCTCCAAATCAGGTGGTGCCAGGATGATGGAGGCTGCTTTCTCGTTGATGCAAATGGCTAAAACATCGGCTAAGCTGGCATTACTTGCACAGGCTAAGGTACCTTACATATCATTACTAACTGACCCTACAACAGGCGGTGTTACAGCATCTTATGCCATGTTGGGCGATATTAATATAGCTGAACCGGGCGCATTAATTGGCTTTGCGGGACCAAGGGTTATTAAAGAAACAATTAAGAAAGACCTGCCTAAAGGATTCCAGACTGCAGAGTTTGTACAGGAGCACGGCTTCCTGGACTTTATAGTAGACCGCAGGGAAATGAAAGAAAAGCTGGCATCGTTCCTGAAAATGCTGGCCGTACCGGCACCAGCTCCGGCACCTCCGGTTGGATAA